In a single window of the Pirellulales bacterium genome:
- a CDS encoding response regulator, whose protein sequence is MSDQQRIAKVESERGEPNQGSDAVRRLGPAIEEAFGDRFVPVGLLRETASYVALEARQRDDGARRVIKAFPESRMPPGVRLRLDRDLPLLKRIESDCLAKVVDWGSAADWRFAVFARVEGSTLEEIVRRRPLDVLQTLGLAERVLQGLGQLHAGQTLHGNVSLSNLVAPDDDPAQAVLVGIGPPAAVFIEYCDQRDALRLAETMPPEWAGAIEQDPGPWSDLYSLGIVLYAAATGKPPFHGDDLGQVLYEHMTAPAPDLASRGVAAPRAFEEFLQRLLKKDPSARYQTAEAALADVRALAERLRSGETDPAVIIGARDRRTSLSEPAYVGREAELQQIREILAETKIGQGGLLLLEANSGGGKSRFLAEASQLARRENMWVLKGQETHDVGRRTLQLLEGIVAGVLARAEADGVFADRLRTQLQDQRSALAAILPKLQPLLGKGPLSKGPEQFGEARALRALTALLDALGSADCPAVVLLDDCQWADDLALKMIQHWNARRDAATTDNHVLVITAFRSEEVDDDHLLRRTEARGRIRLAGMSDRELRQLAESMAGALPEEALEVVVRFADGSPFMASAVLRGLFECGALRAGENGWQVDAEALRTCQSSEAAGTLLTSRVASLGADAVELLSIGAVLGKEFDLERVAKLASISTSQLVESLDEARQKRLVWMRPDGTSCVFVHDKIRAAVLEHLTEQRARYVHRRVAVLLCETPGASEADVAYHFDAAGDPKSALPYALTAATEARGRYALAIARQQYLIAERGAAETDRATRFQVLEGLGDVDLLQGRYEDAARSLTQASVYAEGWQAQAGIRGKLAELSLKRGDMEQAVTEVEAALRILGIYVPRNFAVFTLMFLVQAATQALHTLAPRFFLHRRRRLPDPKSRLQIKLLNGMAHACFYARSRVVMLWAHLYCLNKAEQFLPSEELAEAYASHGIGVSLYSLYARADVYCQRSLEIRQSLGNVWGQGQSLHYWGIALYTGSRFHECVAKCREAVRLLERTGDYQQVHTARYQIAASLYHLGDHAQAIEEADRNRRSGLFTGDAQAAGINLEVWARADLENIPIDAILSERTRDRSDPQGTAQVALAYALWLITQQREAEAADELRQAVRITHDRGIKNSYTLPLLTWLAVALRQAGQRQSLYSPRRRMRLLREARRAAAEAVRASWMCKNDVPRALREGALASAMIGRPRQARWLLARSLKLAKRQRARYDFALSLIALGEIGADLGWPDAQRRRRAGLRLKSQLDLRLHEGRGGKHHADENASLSLIDRFDTVLDSGRRIASALEEAAIYDQTRAAALRLLRGQECVVWELDGDAPRQVSAASSGESPTTVDAQIVESYRVALGDAPPTPLDLRQLADGQPVAGSCLAAPVFVRGALRALLVVSHEELSGLFGENELRLASFVATIAGAALENAAGFRELQELNLTLESRVAERTAAAETKTRQLAESYEELKRVADELKLKEEQLRIAKLAAEAASNAKSQFLATMSHEIRTPMNGILGMAELALRSPLTPQIQSYVTTVKQSGEALLTLLNDVLDLSKIEAGKMELEEIEFDLRQVVGDAVKLMSAAATKKRLELLCDVPARAPATIVGDPSRLRQIIVNLVGNAIKFTDAGEVRVSIALVPKLRGGGVLRFAVADTGPGIPQDKQQHVFGAFQQSDGSTTRKYGGTGLGLSISSELVELMKGRIWLESEVGVGTTFFFEIPLNVPGGRIEPGQPADALEGVRALVLSGHAPALQLYGDALQRSGADVVRLADLSQWNEAASPGRDVDGVGGETQRRIAVIDLSLVEEDRLAAIAAWRPAAEGGAWQTIWLSPIDWLSDEAEPLDGLVLTKPVLGAQLVQAARQLLRGEDAGADLLGAAQPAGPRRLLNILLVDDSPVNQQVGVGLLQTLGHTVATADDGFQALERLQADAFDVVLMDLEMPGMDGFEATRRIRSLESNAKNSTPVIAMTAHAVAQVHQRCREAGMNACLTKPVRPAQLFAELDAVAARLPAEPALAE, encoded by the coding sequence ATGAGCGACCAGCAGCGCATTGCCAAGGTCGAATCGGAGCGCGGCGAGCCGAATCAAGGCTCCGACGCCGTCCGCCGTCTCGGCCCGGCGATTGAGGAAGCCTTCGGCGACCGCTTCGTGCCGGTCGGTCTCCTGCGCGAGACGGCCAGCTATGTGGCGCTCGAAGCGCGCCAGCGAGATGACGGCGCGCGCCGCGTGATCAAGGCGTTTCCCGAGTCGCGCATGCCTCCCGGCGTGCGGCTGCGACTCGACCGCGACCTGCCGCTGTTGAAGCGGATCGAGAGCGACTGCCTCGCCAAAGTCGTCGACTGGGGAAGCGCCGCGGACTGGCGGTTCGCCGTCTTCGCGCGCGTCGAGGGGAGCACCCTCGAGGAGATCGTCCGCCGCCGGCCGTTGGACGTGCTCCAGACGCTCGGCCTTGCCGAGCGAGTTCTGCAGGGTCTCGGCCAACTCCACGCCGGACAGACGCTCCACGGCAACGTCAGCCTGAGCAATCTCGTGGCGCCGGACGACGATCCGGCCCAAGCCGTGCTGGTCGGCATCGGACCGCCGGCGGCCGTCTTCATCGAGTACTGCGACCAGCGCGACGCGCTGCGACTGGCCGAGACCATGCCTCCGGAATGGGCCGGCGCCATTGAACAAGATCCGGGCCCCTGGTCCGACCTCTATTCGCTGGGGATCGTGCTGTACGCCGCGGCGACGGGCAAGCCCCCGTTTCACGGCGACGACTTGGGGCAGGTGCTGTACGAGCACATGACGGCTCCGGCGCCCGACCTCGCCTCGCGCGGCGTCGCCGCGCCCCGTGCATTCGAGGAGTTCCTGCAACGGCTCTTGAAAAAGGATCCCTCGGCCCGCTACCAGACGGCCGAGGCTGCGCTGGCCGACGTGCGCGCCCTCGCCGAGCGGTTGCGCAGCGGCGAGACCGATCCCGCTGTGATCATCGGCGCCCGCGATCGTCGGACCTCCCTCTCGGAACCGGCCTACGTGGGGCGCGAGGCGGAACTGCAGCAGATTCGCGAGATCCTCGCCGAAACCAAGATCGGTCAGGGGGGACTGCTCTTGCTCGAGGCGAACTCCGGCGGCGGCAAGAGTCGCTTCCTGGCCGAGGCCTCGCAGCTCGCCCGGCGCGAGAATATGTGGGTCCTCAAAGGGCAGGAAACCCACGACGTCGGACGCCGCACGCTCCAATTGCTCGAAGGGATCGTGGCCGGCGTTCTCGCCCGGGCCGAGGCCGACGGCGTTTTCGCCGATCGACTGCGGACGCAGTTGCAGGACCAGCGGAGCGCCCTGGCGGCGATTCTTCCCAAGCTCCAGCCTCTGCTCGGCAAGGGCCCGCTCAGCAAGGGTCCCGAGCAATTCGGCGAGGCCCGCGCCTTGCGCGCCTTGACGGCGTTGCTCGACGCGCTCGGGTCGGCCGACTGCCCGGCGGTCGTCCTGCTGGACGACTGCCAGTGGGCGGACGATCTCGCGCTGAAGATGATCCAGCACTGGAACGCCCGGCGTGACGCCGCGACGACCGACAACCACGTCCTGGTGATCACGGCTTTCCGCTCCGAGGAGGTCGACGACGACCACCTCCTCCGCCGGACCGAAGCGCGGGGACGCATTCGACTGGCCGGCATGTCCGATCGCGAGCTTCGCCAGCTCGCCGAGTCGATGGCCGGCGCCCTCCCCGAGGAAGCGCTCGAAGTCGTCGTCCGCTTCGCCGACGGCAGTCCCTTCATGGCCTCGGCCGTGCTGCGCGGGCTGTTCGAGTGCGGCGCCCTCCGCGCCGGCGAGAACGGATGGCAAGTCGACGCCGAGGCGTTGCGGACCTGCCAGTCTTCCGAGGCCGCCGGCACGCTGCTGACCAGCCGCGTCGCGTCGCTCGGCGCCGACGCGGTCGAGCTGCTCTCGATTGGCGCCGTGCTGGGCAAGGAATTCGACCTCGAACGGGTCGCCAAACTGGCGTCGATCAGCACCAGTCAGCTTGTCGAGAGTTTGGACGAGGCGCGGCAAAAACGCCTCGTCTGGATGCGACCCGACGGGACGAGCTGCGTGTTCGTCCACGACAAGATCCGCGCAGCGGTGCTCGAGCATCTCACCGAGCAGCGGGCGCGCTACGTCCACCGGCGCGTGGCGGTCCTCCTGTGCGAAACGCCGGGCGCCTCGGAGGCGGACGTCGCCTACCACTTCGACGCCGCGGGCGATCCGAAGTCGGCCCTGCCGTACGCCCTGACCGCCGCGACCGAAGCCCGGGGACGCTACGCCCTGGCGATCGCCCGGCAGCAGTACTTGATCGCCGAACGCGGGGCCGCGGAGACCGACCGCGCGACGCGGTTCCAGGTGCTCGAAGGCCTGGGGGACGTCGATCTGCTGCAGGGTCGGTACGAGGACGCCGCGCGATCGCTCACCCAAGCCAGCGTGTACGCCGAGGGCTGGCAAGCCCAGGCGGGCATCCGCGGCAAGCTGGCCGAGCTGTCGCTCAAACGGGGGGACATGGAGCAGGCGGTCACCGAGGTCGAAGCGGCGCTGCGCATCCTGGGGATCTATGTGCCGAGGAACTTCGCCGTTTTCACGCTGATGTTCCTCGTTCAGGCCGCGACGCAGGCGCTGCATACCCTGGCGCCGCGGTTCTTCCTGCATCGTCGGCGCCGGCTGCCCGACCCCAAATCGCGCCTGCAAATCAAGCTGCTCAACGGCATGGCGCATGCGTGCTTCTACGCCCGCAGTCGCGTGGTCATGCTGTGGGCCCACCTGTACTGTCTGAACAAAGCCGAGCAGTTTCTCCCCTCGGAGGAACTCGCCGAAGCGTATGCGTCGCACGGAATCGGCGTGTCTCTGTACTCGCTCTACGCGCGGGCCGACGTTTACTGCCAGCGCTCGCTCGAAATCCGCCAGTCGCTGGGCAACGTTTGGGGACAGGGACAGTCGCTCCACTACTGGGGCATCGCCCTGTACACGGGGTCGCGATTCCACGAATGCGTCGCCAAGTGCCGCGAGGCGGTCCGCCTGCTCGAACGGACCGGCGACTACCAGCAGGTGCATACGGCCCGCTATCAGATCGCCGCGTCGTTGTACCATCTAGGAGACCACGCCCAGGCGATCGAGGAGGCGGACCGCAATCGCCGCTCGGGGCTGTTCACGGGAGACGCCCAGGCCGCCGGGATCAACCTTGAAGTCTGGGCCCGGGCCGATCTCGAAAACATCCCTATCGACGCGATCCTTTCCGAACGCACGCGCGATCGGTCCGACCCGCAGGGAACCGCTCAGGTCGCCCTGGCGTACGCATTGTGGTTGATCACGCAGCAGCGCGAGGCGGAAGCGGCCGACGAGCTCCGCCAGGCCGTCCGCATCACGCATGATCGGGGAATCAAAAACTCGTACACGCTGCCGCTGTTGACCTGGCTGGCCGTCGCCTTGCGGCAAGCCGGACAGCGGCAAAGTCTCTACTCCCCCCGGCGCCGGATGCGCCTGCTGCGCGAGGCGCGCCGCGCCGCCGCGGAGGCCGTGCGAGCCTCGTGGATGTGCAAAAACGACGTCCCGCGGGCCTTGCGCGAAGGGGCGCTGGCCAGCGCAATGATCGGCCGCCCGCGGCAGGCCCGTTGGCTCTTGGCCCGCAGTCTCAAATTGGCCAAACGGCAGCGGGCTCGCTACGACTTCGCGCTGTCGCTCATCGCCCTCGGAGAGATTGGCGCCGATCTCGGCTGGCCCGACGCACAGCGCCGACGCCGCGCCGGCTTGCGACTCAAAAGCCAGCTCGATCTGCGGTTGCACGAGGGCCGCGGGGGCAAGCACCACGCCGACGAAAATGCGTCGCTGTCGTTGATCGACCGATTCGACACGGTGCTCGATTCAGGCCGCCGTATCGCCTCGGCCCTCGAGGAAGCGGCGATCTACGATCAAACCCGCGCCGCCGCGCTGCGGCTCCTGCGCGGCCAGGAGTGCGTCGTCTGGGAACTCGACGGCGACGCCCCGCGCCAGGTCTCGGCTGCGTCGTCGGGCGAGTCGCCGACCACGGTCGATGCGCAGATCGTCGAGAGCTATCGCGTCGCGCTCGGCGACGCGCCGCCGACGCCCCTTGATCTACGACAACTGGCCGACGGCCAACCGGTCGCCGGGTCGTGCCTGGCGGCGCCGGTGTTCGTTCGCGGCGCCCTGCGGGCCCTGCTGGTCGTCTCGCACGAAGAGCTTTCGGGCCTCTTCGGCGAGAACGAGCTGCGGCTGGCGTCGTTCGTCGCCACGATCGCGGGTGCGGCGCTCGAAAACGCGGCCGGTTTCCGCGAACTCCAAGAGCTCAACCTGACCCTCGAAAGTCGCGTCGCCGAGCGGACCGCCGCCGCCGAGACCAAGACGCGCCAGCTCGCCGAGTCGTACGAGGAACTGAAGCGAGTCGCCGACGAGCTCAAGCTCAAGGAAGAGCAGCTTCGCATCGCCAAGCTCGCCGCCGAGGCCGCCAGCAACGCCAAGAGCCAGTTCCTGGCCACCATGAGCCACGAAATCCGCACCCCCATGAACGGCATCCTGGGCATGGCCGAACTCGCGCTCCGGTCGCCGCTCACCCCGCAGATTCAGTCGTACGTCACCACCGTCAAGCAGTCGGGCGAGGCGCTCCTCACGCTGCTCAACGACGTCCTCGATTTGTCCAAGATCGAAGCCGGCAAGATGGAACTCGAAGAGATCGAGTTCGATCTCCGCCAGGTCGTCGGCGACGCCGTCAAGCTGATGTCGGCCGCCGCGACCAAGAAACGCCTCGAACTGCTCTGCGACGTCCCCGCGCGGGCCCCCGCGACGATCGTCGGCGATCCCAGCCGCCTGCGGCAGATCATCGTCAACCTCGTCGGCAACGCGATCAAGTTCACCGATGCGGGCGAGGTGCGCGTCTCGATCGCCCTGGTCCCCAAGCTGCGCGGCGGGGGCGTCCTCCGATTCGCCGTCGCCGACACCGGCCCCGGCATCCCCCAGGACAAACAACAGCACGTCTTCGGCGCCTTCCAGCAAAGCGACGGCTCGACGACCCGCAAGTACGGCGGCACCGGGCTGGGGCTCTCGATCTCCTCCGAACTGGTCGAACTGATGAAGGGCCGCATCTGGCTCGAAAGCGAAGTCGGCGTCGGCACGACCTTCTTCTTCGAAATCCCGCTCAACGTCCCCGGCGGGCGGATCGAGCCCGGGCAACCGGCCGACGCGCTCGAGGGCGTGCGGGCCCTGGTCCTCAGCGGCCACGCCCCCGCGCTGCAGCTCTACGGCGATGCGCTCCAGCGGAGCGGAGCCGACGTCGTCCGCCTTGCCGATCTCAGCCAATGGAACGAAGCCGCTTCCCCCGGTCGCGACGTCGATGGGGTCGGTGGAGAGACGCAACGTCGCATCGCGGTGATCGACCTGAGTCTCGTTGAGGAGGACCGCCTCGCCGCGATCGCCGCCTGGCGTCCGGCGGCTGAGGGCGGCGCGTGGCAGACGATCTGGCTGTCGCCCATTGATTGGCTCAGCGACGAAGCCGAGCCGCTGGACGGACTCGTGCTGACCAAACCGGTGCTCGGCGCGCAGCTCGTCCAGGCGGCCCGGCAACTGCTGCGAGGCGAGGACGCAGGGGCCGACCTGCTCGGGGCGGCCCAACCGGCCGGGCCCCGGCGACTGCTCAACATCCTGTTGGTCGACGACAGTCCCGTGAACCAACAGGTCGGCGTCGGCCTGCTGCAAACCCTGGGGCACACGGTCGCCACGGCTGATGACGGGTTCCAGGCCCTCGAGCGCCTGCAGGCCGACGCGTTCGACGTCGTGCTGATGGACCTGGAGATGCCGGGGATGGACGGCTTCGAGGCGACCCGCCGCATCCGCAGTCTGGAGTCGAACGCGAAGAACTCGACGCCGGTGATTGCCATGACCGCCCACGCCGTCGCACAAGTCCACCAGCGATGCCGCGAAGCGGGCATGAACGCCTGCCTCACCAAGCCCGTCCGTCCGGCGCAACTCTTCGCCGAACTCGACGCCGTCGCCGCCCGCCTCCCGGCGGAACCCGCGCTGGCGGAATGA
- a CDS encoding outer membrane protein transport protein: MSFSTLAACCASAQAQGIIMQGVGTVNRAMAGVGTAAPVDAAGAVYRNPATMSGFRSSEVSVGAELLLMTENLSSTFPLAGSGSTDAEAGASLIPSVGWVHRLDDSPLTLGLGMYGVAGFKSNYPSSLTNPILAPQPSGLGRVFAELQVFEVAPAASLQLTPELSVGFSPILAIGSLDAMPLFLAPPDDANGDTAFTYRDGMGTRYHYGGAVQLGVYYDPGGDWALGSSIKSPTWFEDFRFFTTDEVGAPRLDKLDLNLPMIVSAGCSYRGFENVLWATDVRYVDYKNTNGFRPAGYTAFGNATGLGWDNIFAVSTALQIQTTERLVMRLGYSYQENPISDANTFFNIASPLILEHIVSVGASLRVSRNATLHAAYLHAFESSNTGPWVLPGIGAVPGSSVTSTISADALSAGFTVKY; this comes from the coding sequence TTGTCGTTCTCAACCCTGGCGGCCTGCTGCGCTTCGGCCCAAGCGCAGGGGATCATTATGCAGGGGGTCGGGACGGTCAATCGCGCGATGGCGGGAGTCGGCACGGCCGCGCCGGTCGACGCCGCCGGGGCCGTGTACCGCAACCCGGCCACGATGTCGGGCTTCCGCTCGTCGGAAGTCTCCGTCGGCGCCGAGTTGCTCTTGATGACCGAGAACCTGTCATCCACGTTTCCCCTTGCGGGGAGCGGGTCGACCGACGCCGAGGCGGGGGCTTCGCTCATCCCGTCGGTCGGGTGGGTCCATCGTCTCGACGACAGTCCGCTGACCTTGGGGCTGGGGATGTACGGCGTGGCGGGGTTCAAGTCGAACTACCCGTCGAGCCTCACCAACCCCATCCTCGCGCCGCAACCCAGCGGTTTAGGGCGCGTGTTCGCCGAGTTGCAAGTGTTCGAGGTGGCGCCGGCTGCGTCGTTGCAGTTGACCCCCGAGCTGTCGGTCGGCTTTTCGCCGATCCTGGCGATCGGTTCGCTCGACGCGATGCCGCTGTTCCTGGCGCCGCCCGACGACGCCAACGGCGACACCGCGTTCACCTACCGCGATGGCATGGGGACGCGATACCACTACGGCGGAGCGGTCCAGTTGGGCGTGTACTACGATCCGGGCGGCGACTGGGCGCTCGGTTCGTCGATCAAATCGCCCACCTGGTTCGAGGATTTCCGGTTCTTCACGACCGACGAAGTCGGCGCCCCGCGGCTCGACAAGCTCGACCTCAATCTGCCGATGATCGTCTCGGCCGGCTGCTCGTACCGCGGCTTCGAGAACGTCCTCTGGGCGACCGACGTCCGGTACGTCGATTACAAAAACACCAACGGCTTTCGCCCGGCCGGTTACACGGCGTTCGGCAACGCGACGGGACTCGGGTGGGACAACATCTTCGCCGTCTCGACCGCGCTGCAGATCCAGACGACCGAGCGGCTTGTCATGCGGCTGGGCTACAGCTACCAGGAAAACCCGATCAGCGACGCGAACACGTTCTTCAACATCGCCTCGCCGCTCATTCTGGAGCACATCGTGTCGGTCGGCGCCTCGTTGCGCGTGAGTCGCAACGCGACGCTCCACGCGGCGTACCTGCACGCCTTTGAGTCCTCGAACACCGGCCCGTGGGTGTTGCCGGGCATCGGGGCCGTGCCGGGGTCGTCGGTCACGAGCACGATCTCCGCGGACGCGCTCTCGGCCGGGTTCACGGTGAAGTATTAG
- a CDS encoding GNAT family N-acetyltransferase: MPAVEVVPVDSRRLRKQFFHLPWELYAGDPFWVPPIRIVQKELLGFHRHPFHDQAEMRHFLALRDGRPVGRLSAIVNHAHNDWYKERRGFFGFFESIDDEAVSGALFDHARTWFAAQEIEAIRGPVNPSLNYELGLLLDGFQDTPWFMMTYNKPYYARLIEAYGFRKAQDMFAFWGHVSMLEQVTKQIGHLAGSVLDRMNLKCRRMDPRNFDAEIRTFLDIYNKSLVSTWGFVPMSDGEVKKQAAGMKRMIVPELTTIGEIDGKPVGTMFGLLDYNPRIKQIDGKLFPFGFIKLLSNKRAIKRVRLISTNVLPEYQSWGIGLALVSRLVPDAMQWGIEEAEFSWVLESNDLSYKTLKKGGAKINKQYRVYDFGPKDTTANAKFMQQD, translated from the coding sequence ATGCCTGCCGTGGAAGTCGTCCCCGTCGATTCGCGCCGCCTGCGCAAGCAATTCTTTCACCTGCCGTGGGAGCTGTACGCGGGCGATCCGTTCTGGGTGCCGCCGATTCGGATCGTCCAGAAGGAGTTGCTGGGGTTCCATCGGCATCCGTTCCATGACCAGGCCGAGATGCGGCACTTCCTGGCGCTCCGCGACGGCCGGCCGGTCGGACGGTTGTCGGCGATCGTCAACCACGCGCACAACGACTGGTACAAGGAACGACGAGGGTTCTTCGGATTCTTCGAGTCGATCGACGACGAGGCGGTCAGCGGGGCCCTGTTCGACCACGCCCGGACATGGTTCGCCGCGCAAGAGATCGAAGCGATTCGCGGCCCGGTCAACCCGTCGCTGAACTACGAACTGGGGCTGCTCTTGGACGGGTTCCAGGACACCCCTTGGTTCATGATGACCTACAACAAGCCGTACTACGCGCGGCTGATCGAGGCGTACGGCTTCCGCAAGGCCCAGGACATGTTCGCGTTTTGGGGCCATGTGAGCATGCTCGAGCAGGTGACCAAGCAGATCGGCCACCTCGCCGGCAGCGTGCTCGATCGGATGAACCTGAAGTGCCGGCGGATGGACCCGCGGAACTTCGACGCGGAGATTCGCACGTTTCTGGACATCTACAACAAAAGCCTCGTGAGCACCTGGGGCTTCGTCCCCATGAGCGACGGCGAGGTGAAGAAGCAGGCAGCGGGGATGAAGCGGATGATCGTCCCCGAGCTGACGACGATCGGCGAGATCGACGGCAAGCCGGTCGGCACGATGTTCGGGTTGCTGGACTACAACCCGCGGATCAAACAGATTGACGGCAAGTTGTTCCCCTTCGGTTTCATCAAGCTGCTGAGCAACAAGCGAGCGATCAAACGAGTGCGGCTGATCAGCACGAACGTCCTGCCCGAGTACCAAAGCTGGGGCATCGGTCTGGCGCTGGTCAGCCGGCTGGTCCCCGACGCCATGCAGTGGGGCATCGAGGAGGCCGAGTTTTCGTGGGTGCTGGAAAGCAACGACCTGAGCTACAAGACGCTTAAAAAGGGGGGCGCGAAGATCAACAAGCAGTACCGCGTGTACGACTTCGGGCCGAAGGACACGACGGCGAACGCGAAGTTCATGCAGCAGGACTGA
- a CDS encoding PEP-CTERM sorting domain-containing protein (PEP-CTERM proteins occur, often in large numbers, in the proteomes of bacteria that also encode an exosortase, a predicted intramembrane cysteine proteinase. The presence of a PEP-CTERM domain at a protein's C-terminus predicts cleavage within the sorting domain, followed by covalent anchoring to some some component of the (usually Gram-negative) cell surface. Many PEP-CTERM proteins exhibit an unusual sequence composition that includes large numbers of potential glycosylation sites. Expression of one such protein has been shown restore the ability of a bacterium to form floc, a type of biofilm.), with the protein MMRTWLYVAAVGTILASFELGFLQAAALSGPPQQVIASSLGPAGEYNGNLTYVAQWFSGITRSELAVQFTPVDGDYLLTTTRLALFKQFAGAPTPRLDLAESAGRVPGAVIASRLLENVPVDPLTVDHTELYDVDWSPLGLRLRQGVSYWLVLGQTAASNFSELRWFVNGIGSRALWAARDFSQTTGAPNPWVNNDFFTLEIPAFSVSGTPIPEPSPAIGLILTAAGAVIVRRGRRLPNEASTQPRPQPEG; encoded by the coding sequence ATGATGCGCACTTGGCTTTACGTCGCCGCCGTTGGAACGATTCTGGCGAGCTTCGAGCTGGGATTCCTTCAAGCCGCGGCCCTCTCGGGGCCGCCGCAGCAAGTGATCGCCTCGTCGCTCGGCCCAGCCGGCGAATACAACGGCAATCTCACGTACGTCGCCCAGTGGTTCTCGGGAATCACCCGCAGCGAGCTGGCGGTCCAGTTCACGCCTGTCGACGGCGACTACTTGCTGACGACGACCCGGCTCGCATTGTTCAAACAGTTTGCAGGAGCGCCGACGCCGCGGCTCGATCTCGCCGAGAGCGCCGGGCGCGTCCCCGGCGCGGTCATCGCGTCGCGTTTGTTGGAAAACGTGCCCGTCGATCCGCTGACGGTCGATCACACCGAGTTGTACGACGTCGATTGGTCGCCGCTGGGCCTTCGCCTTCGCCAAGGCGTGTCCTACTGGTTGGTGCTGGGGCAGACCGCGGCGAGCAACTTCTCGGAGCTGCGCTGGTTTGTCAACGGGATCGGCTCGCGGGCGCTCTGGGCCGCGCGCGATTTCAGTCAAACGACTGGCGCGCCGAATCCGTGGGTCAACAACGATTTCTTCACCCTCGAGATCCCCGCGTTCAGCGTGTCGGGCACGCCGATTCCCGAACCTTCGCCAGCGATCGGCCTGATCCTGACCGCCGCAGGCGCAGTGATTGTTCGCCGCGGACGACGCCTTCCGAACGAAGCGTCGACACAACCACGGCCGCAGCCCGAAGGTTAG
- a CDS encoding 4a-hydroxytetrahydrobiopterin dehydratase, with the protein MSALSCDQLTRKKCLPCEGGVEPFTPEQAAAQLSELPGWRLTRDGQRIRKDWTVKNFMAGMDFFNRCAEVAEEDGHHPDLHIEGYRNVSVELWTHAIGGLSENDFIVAAKIDRLPIELRGA; encoded by the coding sequence ATGTCCGCCCTGTCGTGCGATCAATTGACCCGCAAGAAGTGCCTTCCCTGCGAAGGGGGAGTGGAGCCGTTCACCCCCGAGCAAGCCGCGGCTCAGCTCAGCGAGTTGCCCGGGTGGCGGCTGACCCGCGACGGGCAGCGGATTCGCAAGGATTGGACCGTCAAGAACTTCATGGCCGGGATGGATTTTTTCAATCGCTGCGCCGAGGTCGCTGAAGAGGACGGGCACCATCCCGACTTGCACATCGAGGGATACCGGAACGTGTCGGTCGAGTTGTGGACTCACGCCATCGGCGGCCTGTCGGAAAACGACTTCATTGTCGCGGCGAAGATCGACCGGCTGCCGATCGAACTGCGCGGAGCCTAA
- a CDS encoding SlyX family protein, with the protein MSPIPPSFTGPDDERLRLVEERLTFQQKLIDDLNAAILAQQGDLGRLRRELHECRAALERLAAAGSEGDDLPYEKPPHY; encoded by the coding sequence ATGTCGCCTATCCCTCCTTCTTTCACCGGCCCCGACGACGAGCGGCTTAGGCTTGTCGAAGAGCGGCTCACGTTTCAGCAGAAGCTGATCGACGACCTCAACGCGGCGATTCTCGCCCAACAGGGGGATTTGGGGCGATTGCGGCGCGAGCTCCACGAATGCCGGGCGGCCCTGGAGCGACTCGCTGCCGCGGGCTCCGAGGGGGACGATCTGCCGTACGAGAAGCCGCCGCATTATTGA
- a CDS encoding response regulator transcription factor produces the protein MHTVPAESDAHAPGQRLRLGTAVAPCISLALESKLDDEAVGVWLQRSYPAVRIVPGVRADASHDAPRPPEADLAIHDAVGIAIGATRASLWRRAQVGTRLLILDRLPREAIMLAVLPHAGVSYLSRQAGPEALASAVATIFNLDQRVFDPEFAFRVLRTTRGYRLQPLDEGSIAGLTPREIDVWRELALGLSVAECAEKLQLSSSTIDNHRSRLMKKLGLHKASLLTRRAIRDGLIEP, from the coding sequence ATGCACACGGTTCCTGCCGAGTCGGACGCCCATGCGCCGGGGCAGCGCCTCCGGCTCGGGACGGCCGTCGCTCCGTGCATCTCCCTCGCCTTGGAGAGCAAGCTGGACGACGAGGCCGTGGGGGTCTGGCTGCAACGGTCGTACCCGGCCGTGCGGATCGTTCCCGGCGTTCGCGCCGATGCAAGTCACGATGCGCCGCGACCGCCGGAGGCGGACTTGGCGATTCACGACGCCGTCGGGATCGCCATCGGCGCGACTCGCGCCTCGTTGTGGCGACGGGCCCAGGTAGGGACTCGGCTGCTGATCCTCGATCGGCTGCCGCGCGAAGCGATCATGCTCGCCGTTCTTCCCCACGCGGGCGTCAGTTACCTCTCGCGCCAAGCCGGGCCCGAGGCGCTTGCCTCGGCCGTTGCGACGATCTTCAATCTCGACCAGCGCGTGTTCGATCCCGAGTTTGCCTTCCGGGTGCTGCGCACGACGCGCGGCTACCGCCTGCAACCGCTGGACGAGGGATCGATTGCCGGACTGACCCCGCGCGAGATCGACGTGTGGCGCGAACTGGCCCTGGGGCTCAGCGTCGCCGAGTGCGCCGAGAAGCTCCAACTCTCGTCGAGCACCATCGACAATCACCGCTCGCGACTCATGAAGAAGCTCGGGCTTCACAAGGCCTCGCTCCTCACCCGCCGCGCAATCCGCGACGGGCTGATCGAACCGTAG